A DNA window from Theobroma cacao cultivar B97-61/B2 chromosome 5, Criollo_cocoa_genome_V2, whole genome shotgun sequence contains the following coding sequences:
- the LOC18599553 gene encoding probably inactive leucine-rich repeat receptor-like protein kinase At5g06940 isoform X1 — MGKFTVLGLVLAVLCVITGECICTGDSHSANCSKPDLEALFDFESGLNDPENRLSSWQGSNHYQWNGIGRNNSTGAVIMIDLQNPYPLNSESSSRYGFWNLTGDISPSLLKLRYLEYLDSSLDTFNELDYMELLHQVLVVFLACSFMMSL, encoded by the exons ATGGGAAAATTTACTGTTCTTGGCCTTGTGTTGGCAGTTCTATGCGTCATAACAGGAGAATGTATTTGTACCGGTGATTCCCATTCGGCAAATTGCTCCAAACCAGACCTAGAAGCTCTTTTTGACTTCGAAAGTGGCCTTAATGATCCTGAAAACAGGCTCTCCTCATGGCAAGGAAGCAACCATTATCAGTGGAATGGAATTGGGCGCAACAATAGCACCGGAGCTGTCATCATGATTGATCTTCAAAATCCTTACCCTTTAA ATTCTGAATCTTCAAGCAGGTATGGTTTTTGGAACTTGACTGGGGATATCAGTCCTTCATTACTAAAACTCAGGTACTTGGAATACTTAGATTCAAGTCTGGACACCTTCAACGAGCTGGACTATATGGAGTTGCTTCACCAAGTCTTGGTAGTCTTTCTAGCTTGCAGCTTCATGATGTCCCTGTGA
- the LOC18599556 gene encoding cinnamoyl-CoA reductase 1 — MSGTGKVVCVTGASGYIASWLVKFLLQRGYTVKATVRDPSNPKKTEHLVALDGAKERLHLFKAELLDEGAFDSVVDGCVGVFHTASPFYLDVKDPQAEMIDPAVKGTLNVLRSCAKVPSIKRVVITSSIVAVIFNGRPLGPDVLVDETWFSNPTFCEKSKLWYMLSKTLAEEAAWKYAKENGIHMVTVNPGLVIGPLLQPTINTSVEPILKLINGAETFPNTSYRLIDVRDVANAHILAYENSSACGRYLLVERVMHCSEIVQALRELYPALRLPERCADEKVGMPVFQVSKDRAKSLGVNFTPTEVSIKDTVESLKEKNFFSV; from the exons ATGAGTGGAACAGGCAAGGTGGTGTGTGTAACGGGAGCATCAGGTTACATAGCTTCATGGCTGGTTAAGTTTTTACTCCAACGTGGTTACACTGTCAAAGCCACTGTTCGTGACCCAA GCAATCCAAAGAAAACAGAACACTTAGTTGCACTTGATGGAGCAAAGGAGAGGCTCCATTTGTTCAAGGCAGAGCTACTGGACGAGGGAGCTTTTGATTCAGTAGTTGATGGATGCGTAGGAGTTTTCCACACAGCATCTCCTTTTTATCTCGATGTCAAGGATCCTCAG GCTGAAATGATTGATCCAGCTGTGAAGGGAACACTTAATGTTCTTAGGTCATGTGCTAAAGTTCCATCTATTAAACGGGTGGTTATAACATCCTCAATTGTAGCTGTTATTTTTAATGGAAGGCCTCTTGGCCCTGATGTTTTGGTTGATGAGACTTGGTTCTCTAATCCCACTTTTTGTGAGAAATCAAAG CTTTGGTATATGCTTTCTAAGACGTTAGCTGAGGAGGCTGCTTGGAAGTATGCAAAAGAGAATGGAATTCACATGGTTACGGTAAACCCAGGATTGGTGATTGGGCCTCTCTTACAGCCGACCATTAATACAAGTGTGGAGCCAATATTGAAGCTTATAAATG GTGCTGAAACATTTCCAAATACAAGTTATAGATTGATAGACGTTAGAGATGTTGCAAACGCACATATACTAGCATATGAGAATTCTTCAGCTTGTGGAAGATACCTTTTAGTTGAGAGAGTTATGCACTGTTCAGAAATTGTGCAGGCTTTACGTGAGCTTTACCCTGCTCTTAGACTTCCTGAAAG ATGTGCGGATGAGAAGGTAGGTATGCCAGTGTTTCAGGTGTCCAAGGACAGAGCGAAAAGTCTAGGTGttaattttacccctacggAGGTGAGTATAAAGGATACAGTTGAAAGCTTGAAGGAGAAGAACTTCTTTAGCGTCTGA
- the LOC18599553 gene encoding uncharacterized protein LOC18599553 isoform X2, with translation MGKFTVLGLVLAVLCVITGECICTGDSHSANCSKPDLEALFDFESGLNDPENRLSSWQGSNHYQWNGIGRNNSTGAVIMIDLQNPYPLNSESSSRFRG, from the exons ATGGGAAAATTTACTGTTCTTGGCCTTGTGTTGGCAGTTCTATGCGTCATAACAGGAGAATGTATTTGTACCGGTGATTCCCATTCGGCAAATTGCTCCAAACCAGACCTAGAAGCTCTTTTTGACTTCGAAAGTGGCCTTAATGATCCTGAAAACAGGCTCTCCTCATGGCAAGGAAGCAACCATTATCAGTGGAATGGAATTGGGCGCAACAATAGCACCGGAGCTGTCATCATGATTGATCTTCAAAATCCTTACCCTTTAAATTCTGAATCTTCAAGCAG GTTTCGAGGTTAG
- the LOC18599601 gene encoding protein CDI, translating to MHPLSFNLLFFSLFFLHCQEFQDPRFFSLPDFCCRRRLLAKMTLANGNAHQVTSNGNVSKTFKIFVGYDPREDLAYEVCQHSIVKRSSIPVEITPIVQSDLRKKGLYWRERGQLESTEFSFSRFLTPYLANYDGWAMFVDCDFLYLADIKELTELIDDKYAIMCVHHDYSPKETTKMDGAVQTVYPRKNWSSMVLYNCGHPKNKGLTPEVVNTQTGAFLHRFQWLEDDEIGSVPFVWNFLEGHNKVVENDSTTFPKAVHYTRGGPWFDAWKNCEFADLWLNEMQEYMEKNKLNAI from the exons ATGCACCCcctttcctttaatcttttatttttctcattattctttCTCCATTGTCAAGAATTTCAAGATCCACGTTTCTTCAGTCTCCCAG ATTTTTGTTGTAGAAGACGACTGCTTGCTAAAATGACTTTGGCTAATGGCAATGCTCACCAAGTGACTAGCAATGGGAATGTAAGCAAAACCTTCAAGATTTTCGTTGGTTATGATCCACGTGAAGATCTAGCGTATGAGGTCTGTCAGCATTCTATCGTAAAGCGTTCTTCAATTCCTGTTGAGATCACACCCATTGTTCAGTCAGATCTTAGGAAAAAAGGCCTTTATTGGCGTGAAAGGGGTCAGTTGGAGAGCACTGAGTTCTCCTTTTCACGGTTCCTAACACCGTACTTGGCAAATTATGATGGTTGGGCAATGTTTGTTGACTGTGATTTCCTTTACTTAGCTGATATCAAGGAGTTAACAGAGTTGATTGATGATAAGTACGCAATCATGTGTGTTCATCATGACTATTCCCCGAAAGAGACAACAAAAATGGATGGTGCAGTGCAGACTGTGTATCCAAGGAAGAATTGGTCTTCTATGGTGTTGTACAATTGTGGCCATCCAAAGAACAAGGGGTTGACTCCAGAGGTTGTGAACACGCAAACAGGTGCTTTTCTTCATAGGTTTCAGTGGCTTGAAGATGATGAAATTGGATCAGTCCCGTTTGTGTGGAACTTCCTTGAAGGGCATAACAAGGTTGTTGAGAATGACTCAACAACGTTTCCTAAAGCTGTACATTATACTCGTGGAGGACCATGGTTTGACGCATGGAAGAATTGTGAGTTTGCTGATCTTTGGCTGAATGAGATGCAAGAGTACATGgagaaaaacaagttaaatgcaatttaa
- the LOC18599558 gene encoding uncharacterized protein LOC18599558 has product MALSSASVFSHPLSISTASRRPLTGFHRRHHGSPSFATLSSPSSEPSSSSSPPPAVATTPSSTESILSSTIQQPKPFVESSRPHDSSSLNYALANPNGNPMVRFARSTESNIEKTIFDFRFLAILAVGGSLAGSLLCFLNGCVYIVDAYKVYWTCCVKGIHTGKMVLRLVEAIGKFSMS; this is encoded by the exons atgGCTCTCTCTTCTGCTTCAGTCTTTAGCCATCCACTCTCGATCTCCACCGCTTCTCGCCGCCCTTTAACCGGTTTCCACCGCCGTCATCACGGTTCTCCTTCTTTTGCTACTTTAAGCTCCCCCTCCTCTgaaccatcatcatcatcatcaccaccTCCAGCAGTAGCAACAACTCCTTCAAGTACTGAAAGTATTTTGTCATCTACAATTCAACAACCAAAACCCTTTGTTGAATCATCAAGGCCCCATGATTCTAGCAGCCTTAACTATGCGCTAGCCAATCCCAATGGTAACCCCATGGTCCGTTTTGCTCGTTCCACTGAGTCCAACATTGAGAAG ACAATTTTTGACTTCCGTTTCTTGGCAATTTTGGCTGTTGGAGGTTCGTTGGCCGGTTCACTGTTATGCTTTCTAAAT GGCTGCGTTTACATAGTTGATGCTTACAAAGTCTACTGGACATGCTGTGTTAAAGGGATTCACACAGGGAAGATGGTTCTACGATTGGTTGAAGCAATTGGTAAGTTCTCcatgtcgtaa
- the LOC18599557 gene encoding LRR receptor-like serine/threonine-protein kinase FLS2 isoform X1 translates to MGQFTVLGLVLAVLCVITGEYICTGDSHLANCSKPDLEALFDFKSGLNDPENRLSSWQGSNCCQWNGIGCNNSTGAVIMIDLHNPYPINSESSSRYGFWNLSGDISPSLLKLKSLQYLDLSLNTFNDISIPEFLGSSKNLRYLNLSKAGFTGVIPASLGNLSSLQFLDVSSEFGSLSSDSLEWVAGLVSLKHLAMNNVNLSLVGSGLVGMLSRLSFLNELHLSECQIFGSISSLNPVNLTSLSVLDLSFNSFSSGFPDWVVNISSLTYVDLSYCGLAGRIPLGFGELPNLLYLNLAGNSNLSASCYQLLRRSWKKIEVLNLASNKIHGKLPASIGNMASLTNFDLFDNNVEGGIPSSIGKLCSLKSFDLSGNNLTGSLPQFLEGVQNCVSNMPLPNLMYLRLSNNHLVGTLPEWIGQLQNLIELSLNYNLLEGSIPASLGQLSNLADLGLGGNELNGTVPDSFGLLSGLSTFDVSSNHLTGFISEAHFSKLSKLKILHLSANSLVVNVSSDWIPPFQVRNLDMGSCYLGPSFPTWLRSQKEVKFLDFSNASISGSFPNWFWDISGNLSLLNVSFNQLQGQLPNPLNVAPFADVDFSSNLFEGPIPVPTVEIELLDLSNNQLSGPIPQNMSESMPNLIFLSLSSNQLTGGIPNTIGEMLSLQVIDLSRNKLDGSIPPSIGNCSYLKVLDLRNNNLSGVIPDTLGQLLQLQSLHLNNNNLTGSIPPSFKSLSSLETLDLGNNSLFGSIPLWIGDGFPALRILSLRSNVFSGEIPSKISNLSSLQILDLAENNLTGTIPASLGDLKAIAKEQNIIQYLLYGKYRGLYYEESSIIVLKGQTLKFTKTLSLVTSIDLSGNKLNGDFPEALTKLSGLVVLNLSRNHITGDIPGNISDLQQLSSLDLSSNNLSGAIPSGLSSLSFLAYLNLSNNYFSGAIPYVGHLTTFDASSFSGNQGLCGAPLTIKCENNGFDRGGTVEGGSGEEIIDQWFYLSVGLGFAAGILVPLLIISTRKPWVDSYFGLVEKIIDISGLSNIATERHKNGNVRRN, encoded by the coding sequence atgggacaatttactGTTCTTGGCCTTGTGTTGGCAGTTCTATGTGTCATAACAGGAGAGTATATTTGTACCGGTGATTCCCACCTGGCAAATTGCTCCAAACCAGACCTAGAAGCTCTTTTTGACTTCAAAAGTGGCCTTAATGATCCTGAAAACAGGCTCTCCTCATGGCAAGGAAGCAACTGTTGTCAGTGGAACGGAATTGGGTGCAACAATAGTACTGGAGCTGTCATCATGATTGATCTGCACAATCCTTACCCTATAAATTCTGAATCTTCAAGCAGGTATGGTTTTTGGAACTTGAGTGGGGATATCAGTCCTTCTTTGCTAAAGCTCAAGTCCTTGCAATATTTGGATTTGAGTCTAAACACCTTCAATGACATCTCAATTCCTGAATTCCTAGGATCATCCAAGAATTTGCGATATCTGAACCTATCAAAAGCTGGATTTACTGGTGTAATTCCAGCAAGTCTTGGAAATCTTTCTAGCTTGCAGTTTCTTGATGTTTCTTCTGAATTTGGGAGCTTAAGCTCGGATAGTCTTGAATGGGTGGCTGGTCttgtttctttaaaacatCTTGCTATGAATAACGTTAACCTTTCCCTGGTAGGTTCGGGCTTGGTTGGGATGTTGAGTAGGCTTTCATTTCTAAATGAGTTGCACCTTTCAGAATGTCAGATCTTTGGCTCCATTTCATCTCTCAACCCTGTAAACTTAACTTCCCTTTCTGTTCTAGACCTTAGTTTCAACTCCTTTAGTTCAGGGTTCCCTGACTGGGTAGTGAATATTAGCAGCCTTACTTATGTTGATTTAAGCTATTGTGGTCTGGCTGGAAGAATTCCACTTGGTTTTGGTGAACTACCAAATTTGCTATATCTGAATCTTGCTGGAAACTCTAATCTGTCTGCTAGTTGCTATCAACTATTGAGGAGAAGTTGGAAGAAGATAGAAGTTCTCAATTTAGcttcaaataaaattcatgGTAAGCTCCCTGCTTCCATTGGAAACATGGCATCTCTCACAAACTTTGATCTGTTTGACAATAATGTTGAGGGTGGGATCCCAAGCTCCATTGGTAAACTTTGTAGTTTAAAGTCATTTGATTTGTCAGGCAATAACCTGACTGGCAGTTTGCCCCAGTTCCTTGAAGGAGTACAGAATTGTGTTTCAAATATGCCTTTGCCTAATTTGATGTATTTGAGACTGAGCAACAACCATTTGGTTGGCACATTGCCAGAATGGATAGGCCAGCTTCAAAATCTAATAGAGCTCAGTCTGAACTACAATTTGCTTGAAGGTTCTATCCCTGCTTCTTTAGGCCAACTGTCAAACCTTGCTGATCTTGGTCTTGGAGGCAATGAACTAAATGGTACTGTCCCAGATTCTTTTGGGCTACTATCCGGTTTGTCTACCTTCGATGTTTCTTCAAATCATTTGACAGGTTTTATATCTGAAGCTCATTTTTCAAAGCTAAGTAAGCTGAAGATATTACATCTGTCTGCCAATTCTTTGGTTGTTAATGTCAGTTCCGATTGGATCCCACCATTCCAAGTCCGCAATCTAGATATGGGTTCTTGCTATCTGGGTCCTTCCTTTCCAACTTGGCTTAGATCTCAAAAGGAGGTCAAGTTTCTAGATTTCTCAAATGCTAGCATTTCAGGATCCTTCCCAAACTGGTTCTGGGATATTTCTGGCAACCTATCATTGTTGAATGTTTCTTTCAATCAGTTACAAGGTCAGCTACCAAATCCTTTAAATGTTGCTCCCTTTGCAGATGTTGATTTCAGCTCGAACCTTTTTGAAGGACCGATACCTGTTCCAACTGTAGAGATTGAGTTGCTAGATCTCTCTAACAATCAACTCTCTGGTCCTATCCCACAGAATATGAGTGAATCCATGCCAAACTtgatctttctctctctttccagTAACCAATTAACAGGAGGAATCCCGAATACCATAGGAGAAATGCTCTCTCTTCAAGTCATTGATCTTTCAAGGAACAAATTAGATGGAAGCATTCCTCCAAGCATTGGGAATTGTTCTTACCTAAAGGTTCTAGACCTTAGAAACAACAATCTCTCAGGTGTAATCCCTGATACTTTAGGTCAGTTACTACAACTTCAGTCTTTGCATCTAAACAACAACAACCTCACAGGAAGCATCCCTCCatcttttaaaagtttatcaAGTTTAGAAACATTGGATCTTGGAAATAACAGCTTATTTGGCAGCATTCCCCTGTGGATAGGAGATGGCTTTCCAGCTCTCAGAATACTCAGTTTACGATCAAATGTTTTTTCAGGTGAAATCCCCTCCAAGATCTCAAATTTGAGTTCATTGCAAATCCTGGACCTGGCAGAAAACAATTTGACAGGTACCATTCCGGCAAGCCTTGGTGATCTTAAAGCAATTGCAAAAGAGCAAAACATAATCCAATACCTACTCTATGGGAAGTACAGAGGCCTGTATTATGAAGAAAGCTCGATTATAGTTCTAAAGGGTCAAACTCTAAAGTTCACCAAGACTCTTTCCCTTGTCACAAGCATTGATCTCTCTGGAAATAAGCTAAATGGGGATTTTCCAGAAGCATTAACAAAACTCTCAGGTTTGGTTGTTTTGAACCTATCAAGAAACCATATCACTGGTGACATTCCGGGAAATATCTCAGATTTGCAGCAATTATCATCGCTTGACCTTTCGAGTAATAATCTCTCAGGTGCAATCCCATCAGGATTGTCTTCACTATCATTTTTGGCTTATTTGAATCTATCTAACAATTATTTCTCAGGAGCCATCCCTTATGTGGGGCATCTGACAACTTTTGATGCATCATCTTTTAGTGGAAACCAGGGTCTCTGTGGGGCTCCACTTACCATTAAGTGTGAAAACAATGGTTTTGACAGAGGAGGGACTGTTGAAGGTGGAAGTGGTGAAGAAATCATAGATCAGTGGTTTTATTTGAGTGTTGGATTGGGATTTGCTGCTGGGATTCTGGTTCCTTTGCTTATTATATCAACTAGAAAACCTTGGGTTGATTCCTACTTTGGCCTTGTGGAGAAAATTATTGACATATCAGGATTGAGCAACATAGCAACTGAACGTCACAAGAATGGGAATGTTCGCagaaattaa
- the LOC18599557 gene encoding receptor-like protein 12 isoform X2, producing the protein MGQFTVLGLVLAVLCVITGEYICTGDSHLANCSKPDLEALFDFKSGLNDPENRLSSWQGSNCCQWNGIGCNNSTGAVIMIDLHNPYPINSESSSRYGFWNLSGDISPSLLKLKSLQYLDLSLNTFNDISIPEFLGSSKNLRYLNLSKAGFTGVIPASLGNLSSLQFLDVSSEFGSLSSDSLEWVAGLVSLKHLAMNNVNLSLVGSGLVGMLSRLSFLNELHLSECQIFGSISSLNPVNLTSLSVLDLSFNSFSSGFPDWVVNISSLTYVDLSYCGLAGRIPLGFGELPNLLYLNLAGNSNLSASCYQLLRRSWKKIEVLNLASNKIHGKLPASIGNMASLTNFDLFDNNVEGGIPSSIGKLCSLKSFDLSGNNLTGSLPQFLEGVQNCVSNMPLPNLMYLRLSNNHLVGTLPEWIGQLQNLIELSLNYNLLEGSIPASLGQLSNLADLGLGGNELNGTVPDSFGLLSGLSTFDVSSNHLTGFISEAHFSKLSKLKILHLSANSLVVNVSSDWIPPFQVRNLDMGSCYLGPSFPTWLRSQKEVKFLDFSNASISGSFPNWFWDISGNLSLLNVSFNQLQGQLPNPLNVAPFADVDFSSNLFEGPIPVPTVEIELLDLSNNQLSGPIPQNMSESMPNLIFLSLSSNQLTGGIPNTIGEMLSLQVIDLSRNKLDGSIPPSIGNCSYLKVLDLRNNNLSGVIPDTLGEIPSKISNLSSLQILDLAENNLTGTIPASLGDLKAIAKEQNIIQYLLYGKYRGLYYEESSIIVLKGQTLKFTKTLSLVTSIDLSGNKLNGDFPEALTKLSGLVVLNLSRNHITGDIPGNISDLQQLSSLDLSSNNLSGAIPSGLSSLSFLAYLNLSNNYFSGAIPYVGHLTTFDASSFSGNQGLCGAPLTIKCENNGFDRGGTVEGGSGEEIIDQWFYLSVGLGFAAGILVPLLIISTRKPWVDSYFGLVEKIIDISGLSNIATERHKNGNVRRN; encoded by the exons atgggacaatttactGTTCTTGGCCTTGTGTTGGCAGTTCTATGTGTCATAACAGGAGAGTATATTTGTACCGGTGATTCCCACCTGGCAAATTGCTCCAAACCAGACCTAGAAGCTCTTTTTGACTTCAAAAGTGGCCTTAATGATCCTGAAAACAGGCTCTCCTCATGGCAAGGAAGCAACTGTTGTCAGTGGAACGGAATTGGGTGCAACAATAGTACTGGAGCTGTCATCATGATTGATCTGCACAATCCTTACCCTATAAATTCTGAATCTTCAAGCAGGTATGGTTTTTGGAACTTGAGTGGGGATATCAGTCCTTCTTTGCTAAAGCTCAAGTCCTTGCAATATTTGGATTTGAGTCTAAACACCTTCAATGACATCTCAATTCCTGAATTCCTAGGATCATCCAAGAATTTGCGATATCTGAACCTATCAAAAGCTGGATTTACTGGTGTAATTCCAGCAAGTCTTGGAAATCTTTCTAGCTTGCAGTTTCTTGATGTTTCTTCTGAATTTGGGAGCTTAAGCTCGGATAGTCTTGAATGGGTGGCTGGTCttgtttctttaaaacatCTTGCTATGAATAACGTTAACCTTTCCCTGGTAGGTTCGGGCTTGGTTGGGATGTTGAGTAGGCTTTCATTTCTAAATGAGTTGCACCTTTCAGAATGTCAGATCTTTGGCTCCATTTCATCTCTCAACCCTGTAAACTTAACTTCCCTTTCTGTTCTAGACCTTAGTTTCAACTCCTTTAGTTCAGGGTTCCCTGACTGGGTAGTGAATATTAGCAGCCTTACTTATGTTGATTTAAGCTATTGTGGTCTGGCTGGAAGAATTCCACTTGGTTTTGGTGAACTACCAAATTTGCTATATCTGAATCTTGCTGGAAACTCTAATCTGTCTGCTAGTTGCTATCAACTATTGAGGAGAAGTTGGAAGAAGATAGAAGTTCTCAATTTAGcttcaaataaaattcatgGTAAGCTCCCTGCTTCCATTGGAAACATGGCATCTCTCACAAACTTTGATCTGTTTGACAATAATGTTGAGGGTGGGATCCCAAGCTCCATTGGTAAACTTTGTAGTTTAAAGTCATTTGATTTGTCAGGCAATAACCTGACTGGCAGTTTGCCCCAGTTCCTTGAAGGAGTACAGAATTGTGTTTCAAATATGCCTTTGCCTAATTTGATGTATTTGAGACTGAGCAACAACCATTTGGTTGGCACATTGCCAGAATGGATAGGCCAGCTTCAAAATCTAATAGAGCTCAGTCTGAACTACAATTTGCTTGAAGGTTCTATCCCTGCTTCTTTAGGCCAACTGTCAAACCTTGCTGATCTTGGTCTTGGAGGCAATGAACTAAATGGTACTGTCCCAGATTCTTTTGGGCTACTATCCGGTTTGTCTACCTTCGATGTTTCTTCAAATCATTTGACAGGTTTTATATCTGAAGCTCATTTTTCAAAGCTAAGTAAGCTGAAGATATTACATCTGTCTGCCAATTCTTTGGTTGTTAATGTCAGTTCCGATTGGATCCCACCATTCCAAGTCCGCAATCTAGATATGGGTTCTTGCTATCTGGGTCCTTCCTTTCCAACTTGGCTTAGATCTCAAAAGGAGGTCAAGTTTCTAGATTTCTCAAATGCTAGCATTTCAGGATCCTTCCCAAACTGGTTCTGGGATATTTCTGGCAACCTATCATTGTTGAATGTTTCTTTCAATCAGTTACAAGGTCAGCTACCAAATCCTTTAAATGTTGCTCCCTTTGCAGATGTTGATTTCAGCTCGAACCTTTTTGAAGGACCGATACCTGTTCCAACTGTAGAGATTGAGTTGCTAGATCTCTCTAACAATCAACTCTCTGGTCCTATCCCACAGAATATGAGTGAATCCATGCCAAACTtgatctttctctctctttccagTAACCAATTAACAGGAGGAATCCCGAATACCATAGGAGAAATGCTCTCTCTTCAAGTCATTGATCTTTCAAGGAACAAATTAGATGGAAGCATTCCTCCAAGCATTGGGAATTGTTCTTACCTAAAGGTTCTAGACCTTAGAAACAACAATCTCTCAGGTGTAATCCCTGATACTTTAG GTGAAATCCCCTCCAAGATCTCAAATTTGAGTTCATTGCAAATCCTGGACCTGGCAGAAAACAATTTGACAGGTACCATTCCGGCAAGCCTTGGTGATCTTAAAGCAATTGCAAAAGAGCAAAACATAATCCAATACCTACTCTATGGGAAGTACAGAGGCCTGTATTATGAAGAAAGCTCGATTATAGTTCTAAAGGGTCAAACTCTAAAGTTCACCAAGACTCTTTCCCTTGTCACAAGCATTGATCTCTCTGGAAATAAGCTAAATGGGGATTTTCCAGAAGCATTAACAAAACTCTCAGGTTTGGTTGTTTTGAACCTATCAAGAAACCATATCACTGGTGACATTCCGGGAAATATCTCAGATTTGCAGCAATTATCATCGCTTGACCTTTCGAGTAATAATCTCTCAGGTGCAATCCCATCAGGATTGTCTTCACTATCATTTTTGGCTTATTTGAATCTATCTAACAATTATTTCTCAGGAGCCATCCCTTATGTGGGGCATCTGACAACTTTTGATGCATCATCTTTTAGTGGAAACCAGGGTCTCTGTGGGGCTCCACTTACCATTAAGTGTGAAAACAATGGTTTTGACAGAGGAGGGACTGTTGAAGGTGGAAGTGGTGAAGAAATCATAGATCAGTGGTTTTATTTGAGTGTTGGATTGGGATTTGCTGCTGGGATTCTGGTTCCTTTGCTTATTATATCAACTAGAAAACCTTGGGTTGATTCCTACTTTGGCCTTGTGGAGAAAATTATTGACATATCAGGATTGAGCAACATAGCAACTGAACGTCACAAGAATGGGAATGTTCGCagaaattaa